DNA from Nitriliruptor alkaliphilus DSM 45188:
GCCGAAGATGCGCCACCTGGTGGCCAACGCCGGAGCGATCGCCACGCTCGGGACGCTCGCGAGCGGGCGCATGGACATCACGGTCGGGAGCGGCTTCTCCAGCGCTGCCATGATCGATCAGCGTCCCGCGAAGTGGGCCGAGGTCGAGGAGTACGTCACCGCACTCCGGCGCCTCCTCCACGGCGAGGAGGTCGAGTGGGATGGTTCGCTCATCCGGCTGTGCTACCCCGCATCGTCCGGCGTGAAGCTCGAGTGCCCGGACATCTACATCGCTGCCCACGGTCCGAAGGGCCTCGGTGTCGCCGAGCGCGTCGGCGACGGGATCGTCACCAACCACAACCACTCGCAGGACCCCGTCCCCGTCGGTGGCAGGAGCCTCCTCTCGCTCATGGGCACCGTCCTCGACGACGGGGAGAGCGTCGGGAGCGCGCGTGCGCTCGCGGCTGCGGGGCCGACGGCAGCACTCGCCCTCCACATCGGGCCAGGTGGGCCGGCTGCCGATCTCGAGGAGACCGCCACGTT
Protein-coding regions in this window:
- a CDS encoding LLM class flavin-dependent oxidoreductase, with protein sequence MDTPGHIQLAEELGYTRAYAYDSPTIFADTAITLARAAERTSRIRLGICVITPKMRHLVANAGAIATLGTLASGRMDITVGSGFSSAAMIDQRPAKWAEVEEYVTALRRLLHGEEVEWDGSLIRLCYPASSGVKLECPDIYIAAHGPKGLGVAERVGDGIVTNHNHSQDPVPVGGRSLLSLMGTVLDDGESVGSARALAAAGPTAALALHIGPGGPAADLEETATFAARIEQFDPSRRHIETHKGHLIEVTDLEHDLITEDLLRCATFTGPREEVRALLASLAEDGAAGVLYQPAGPDIPRELRAFAEAAGLG